The proteins below are encoded in one region of Methylophilales bacterium:
- the carA gene encoding glutamine-hydrolyzing carbamoyl-phosphate synthase small subunit: MASKLPAILVLADGTKFRGFSIGASGHTVGEVVFNTSMTGYQEIISDPSYAEQIISFTYPHIGNVGINEEDFESERIYSKGIIIHDLPFQHSNFRSNCSLSEFLIKKNIVGIAGIDTRSLTRHLREHGAQSGCIFADKDIDETQALKFAQEFSGLLGLDLAQKVTTKTSYNFNEGEWSLGKGFEKKINKDINVVAYDFGIKKNILRMLVSRGCNVTVIPAKTTSDDVIALKPDGVFLSNGPGDPEPCEYAINNIKALLKRKIPIFGICLGHQLLALASGAETEKMKFGHHGANHPVRDIESGKVYITSQNHGFSVDPKSLSKSLKITHLSLFDESIQGIERSDVPAFGFQGHPEASPGPTEMSYLFDKFIAMIKKMQGQKNE, translated from the coding sequence TTGGCGTCTAAGTTGCCGGCCATACTAGTGCTTGCGGACGGAACAAAGTTTCGAGGTTTTTCAATTGGTGCTTCAGGGCACACTGTTGGTGAAGTTGTTTTCAATACTTCAATGACCGGCTATCAAGAAATAATTTCAGACCCATCTTATGCTGAACAAATAATTTCTTTTACTTACCCTCATATTGGTAATGTCGGTATCAATGAGGAGGATTTTGAATCAGAACGAATATATTCAAAAGGTATTATTATTCATGACTTACCTTTCCAGCATTCAAACTTTAGATCTAATTGCTCACTTTCAGAATTTCTAATTAAAAAAAATATTGTTGGTATTGCAGGCATTGATACGAGAAGTTTAACAAGGCATTTAAGAGAGCACGGTGCTCAATCTGGATGTATTTTTGCTGACAAAGATATTGATGAAACTCAAGCGCTTAAATTTGCTCAAGAATTTTCTGGTTTGTTAGGATTAGATCTGGCCCAAAAAGTTACTACAAAAACTTCCTATAATTTCAATGAGGGGGAATGGTCTCTGGGTAAGGGTTTTGAGAAAAAAATCAACAAAGACATAAATGTTGTAGCTTATGATTTCGGAATTAAAAAAAATATATTGAGAATGCTTGTATCTAGAGGCTGCAATGTTACCGTGATACCTGCAAAAACAACCTCAGATGATGTAATAGCTCTTAAACCAGATGGTGTTTTTTTATCAAATGGTCCAGGCGATCCAGAGCCATGTGAATATGCAATTAATAACATCAAGGCTTTGTTAAAAAGAAAGATACCTATTTTTGGTATTTGTTTAGGACACCAACTTTTAGCATTAGCAAGCGGGGCAGAAACAGAGAAAATGAAATTCGGACATCATGGCGCTAACCATCCCGTTCGTGACATAGAGTCTGGAAAGGTTTATATCACAAGCCAAAATCATGGATTTTCCGTAGATCCAAAATCTTTATCCAAAAGTTTAAAAATTACGCATCTATCATTATTTGATGAAAGTATTCAAGGTATTGAAAGATCAGATGTTCCAGCATTTGGATTTCAAGGGCATCCAGAAGCTAGCCCAGGGCCGACAGAAATGTCCTATCTATTTGATAAATTTATTGCAATGATCAAAAAAATGCAAGGGCAAAAAAATGAGTAA